TACGATGCATTCCCCAGAGCAAAGCCGGACGAGTACCTTATTGTTGAGAGTTATACGGATATAATGAACAGAGCTGAAGAGCTAAGAAAGAAAAACATTATTATAATCCCGCACAGTTCATTTATTTACTACCTTGGCAAGGAAAATTTCTCAGGAATGGCAGTGCCCACTTTCGGGAACCGAGCTGCGATTGAATGGGAATCAGACAGGGATAAAGAAAGTAAGTGGTTTCTCGGGGCAGGCATTCACATGCCTGGAAAAATCGATGATCCTCATGATATCAAAGGACCTGTAATGGTTGAGTACGAAGGAGCAAAAGGAGGAAAAGGCTTCTTTGTTGCAAGGAGTTACAAGGAATTCAACGAACTTGTAGACCGCACCCGGAAGTACGCAGTCCAGGAATTTATCAACGGGACCCGCTACGACCTTCACTACTTTTACTCCCCAATCCGAAACGAAGGATATACCCTGAGCAAAGGCAGCCTTGAACTCCTGAGCATGGACCGCAGGGTAGAGTCCAATGCAGATGAGATCTTCAGGCTTGGCTCTCCCGGCGAACTCATTGAAGCAGGAATCTGCCCGACATATGTACTCACAGGAAATGTACCTCTCGTAGCAAGAGAATCTCTCCTGTCCCGCATCTTTTCTCTCGGAGAACAGGTAGTCGAAGAGTCCCTTGCCCTTTTCGGCGGTATTACAGGAGCTTTCTGTATTGAAGCTGTTATCACGGACTCACTTGAAATCAAGGTCTTTGAACTTTCAAGCAGGATCGTATCAGGAACAAACTTTTATATTTCAGGCTCCCCCTACTCGGACTTGATGCAGAAAGACCTTTCCACCGGTCGGCGAATAGCTATTGAGATCAAAGAAGCAGCCAGGACAAACCAGCTGGATAAGATATTATCATGAAAAAATGAGTTAAAACTATTCAAAGAGTTAAGGCTGTTCAATGCCTCAAAAAATTGGTTTTTAGGAGTTGAAAAATAATTTTCCGGCTGGAAATGTAACCACCTAAATAATAACTACCTAAATAATCAAAATTCACTATAGAAATTTTTATTTTTTTCACACCTGCGGCATGCGGGCTTCAGGTCTGCCATATCCTCCTCCGCCCGGTGTTTCGATCACAAACACATCTCCACTTTTCAACTTTAACCCTTCACGTCCTCCAACTTCGGTAACCCTGCCATCCCTGAGGATAAGCATATTCTTTCCGCATTTTCCGGACATGCCGCCTTTGAGCCCGAAAGGAGGGAATTTCCTGTGACTTGAAAGGATAGCGGCATCCATGTCTTTCAGGAACCTGATCTTCCGGATAGCCCCATTCCCGCCCCTGAATTCGCCTTCTCCTCCGCTTCCCTGTCGGATGGAAAATTCTTCAAGCAAAACAGGAAACCTTGTCTCAAGGATTTCAGGGTCCGTGATTCTCGAGTTGGTCATGTGAGTATGGACAGCATCCGTTCCTGAGAATTCAGGGCCTGCACCTGCTCCTCCGCAGATAGTTTCATAGTACTGGAAATCAGCATTCCCGAATGTGAAATTGTTCATAGTACCCTGGGAAGCCGCAAGCGTGCCAAGAGCTCCGAAAAGGGCATCAACAATATATTGTGAGGTCTCAACATTGCCTGCCACAACAGCTGCAGGAGGTTCAGGCCTGAGCATGGAACCTTCCGGAATTATGATTTTGAGCGGCCTTAAACAGCCCGCATTAAGAGGAATATCACTTTTTACAAGTGTCCTGAACGCATAGAGAACAGCAGCCATGCAAACAGAAGCAGGGGCATTAAAATTATTTGAAAGCTGAGGAGAAGTGCCTGTAAAATCAATCCTTGCACTCCGGTTCTCTCTGTCGATTGTAACCTTCACTTTTATTGCATTTTCGTCATCAAGAGGATACGTAAATTCTCCATCCTCAAGCCTGTCAATAACCCGTCTGACAGCTTCTTCGGCATTGTCCTGCACATGTCCCATATAGGCTTCAACAATTTCAAGGGAAAATTCCTCAACCATCCTGTGCAGTTCCTGAAGCCCTTTTTCGTTTGCAGCTACCTGTGCCCTGATATCAGCCACATTCTGGTCAGGATTCCTTGCAGGATATTTACCCAAGCCAAGCCATGTTCTCAATCTTTCTTCGAGGAATATGCCGTTTTCAACTATTTTCATGCCCTCGCTGAGCACTCCTTCTTCTTCGATTCTCCTGCTTTCCGGAGGCATGGATCCCGGAGTAACCCCACCGATATCAGCATGATGGCCTCTTGAAGCAAGGTAAAAAAGAATCTCTCCCGACCCATCGGACATAGGAGTAACAACCGTAATATCCGGAAGATGGGTCCCTCCATGATATGGGGAATTGATGAGGTATACATCTCCTGCGTGCATACTCCTTGACTGCGCACGGATAAGGAATTTTACGCATTCTCCCATGGAACCAAGATGTACAGGGATATGAGGGGCGTTTGCTATCAGGTTTCCTTCCCTGTCGAAAATCGCGCAGGAAAAATCAAGTCTCTCTTTTATGTTTACAGAGTGGGCAGTGTTCTGCAACGTGTATCCCATCTGTTCGGCAACGGACATGAACCTGTTATTGAAAATCTCAAGCATTACTGGGTCGACATCTGTCCCTATGGCTGTTCTGGCAGGAAGCGGAGCTCTCCGGGTAAGCAGAATGTGATTTCGAGCAGTGATTTCTCCCTGCCAGCCAGGTTCGATTATGATTGTAGTGTTCTTTTCAATAAGAATTGCAGGCCAGCTTATGCAGGCTCCGGGTCCGAGGGTTTCAGTATTGAAGACAGGAGTCTCATGAGATTCTCCGTAGCTGTACATCCGAACCCTGGATACAGGAGGAATTTCTTGATTCTTGTTAAACTCAAGCAGGGGATCAGAAACTCTCTCTGTAATCCCCACAGTTTCTACAGAGACGGCTTCTACAACAATGGACTTGCCTTCCATTGTAAATCCGAAACGTTTTTTGTGGGCTTCCTCAAAGCCAGCCCTGAGGGATGCAACGCTATCTGCAAAGTCCACAGCCAGCTGCGTATCTGAGCCTGCATACCGCACATGTGCCCTGTGAAGCACATCGATGCAGACTTCCCTGACTCCCTGTTTAAGCATGGAAAGCCGCCCTTTAGCTTCAAGCCCTGTAAAAACTGACTTTAACTCTTTTACCAGCCCTTCTGACAGTTCAGCCCCAATATATTGCTCTTTTATCAGCCTCTGATCTGCAAGCCCCATGCCATATGCGGAAAGGACTCCGGCATAAGGATGAATGAAAATGCTTTTGACTCCAAGGGCATCTGCCACCCTGCATGCATGCTGAGCTCCTGCTCCTCCAAAGCAGCAGAGCGTATATTCTTTTACATTATACCCTCTCTGGACCGAGATTTTCTTAATCGCATTTGCCATATTCTCGACTGCTACGGAAAGAAAACCTTCTGCTGCCTGCTCAGGAGTTAGAAGATTCCCTTGTACAGAAGCCGTTTCAGCAAGCTCTTTGAATTTCCTGCGTACAACTTCGGAATCAAGAGGCTGGTCCGCTCCTGGACCAAAGATCTTTGGAAAAAATCCGGGCTGCAGTTTTCCAAGCATAACATTGCAGTCCGTAACAGTAAGAGGCCCACCTTTCCTGTAACATGCGGGGCCCGGGTCCGAACCTGCTGAATCGGGTCCGACCCTGAACCTGCCACCTTCGTAATGGAGAATCGAGCCCCCACCTGCTGCAACTGTATGGATGCGCATCATTGGAGAACGCAGGCGCACACCTGCAACCTCTGTTTCGAAGCTGCGTTCATATTCTCCGCTGTACTGGGCTACATCGGTAGATGTGCCCCCCATATCAAAAGTTATTATCTTTTTTGCCCCTGCTATCTCGGAGGTTGCAACTGCTCCAACTATTCCTCCGGCAGGTCCCGAAAGGATGCAGTCTTTACCCTGGAAAGCCCCCGAATCTATAAGCCCGCCATTGGACTGCATGAACATTAGCCTTAGCCCACCTGCTGGGCTATATTTCACTCCTTCTTCGCCCTCAGGGCTTTCGTGTGTTTTCCTTTCTGCTTCCCTACCTTTTTCTTGCAGGCTCTTTTCGATCATATCAACATACCTGCGCAGCACCGGAGAAAGATAAGCATCCACAACTGCAGTTTCCCCTCTACTCACGAATTTTATCAAGGGGCTTGCCTGATGAGACAGGGATACCTGTGTAAAACCGATCTCTCTGGCAAGCATGCCCAGCTTTAGCTCATGCTCAGGATATCGATAGGCGTGCATAAGGACGATTGCAGCCGAACGGATACCGGCTTTGAATGCCTCTTCCAGCTCTTTTTTAGCGTTTTCAAGGTCCAGGGGCACAAGCTCTTCTCCGTCTGCCCCATACCTGCCGGAGACTTCGATAATCCTCTCATAAAGCTGGTCAGGAAGTTCTATCTTCTGAGCAAAAATATCGGGACGGTTCTGATACCCTATCCTGAGAGAATCTCCAAAACCCCTTGTTATAACAAGAACAGTACGTTCTCCTTTTCTTTCAAGAAGGGCATTCGTGCCCACGGTTGTGCCCATTTTTATGGCTTCTACGTTTTCCGAAGGAAAAGATGTATTTTCAGAAAGCCCGAGTATCTGGCGGATCCCGTGCATGGCTGCATCTTCGTAATGAGAAGGGTCTTCGGAAAGGAGTTTGTGTGTGATCAGTTTTCCATCAGGGCTGCGGGCTACGATATCAGTAAACGTGCCTCCTCGGTCTATCCAGAACTGCCAGCGGGTTTTGAGGGACATGTAGAGAATAATTGTAGAGGTGGTATTAATTATTAATCGGAAAAATCTGAATGTAGCTTGATTTTCCATGCCTTATTTTCAAAAAGACTATGAAAAAATCGTATCTTTATAGGAAAATCCGAATAAAAAGAAAAAGCTTTTGGAGTTAAAATGTGAAGAAAAAGAAAGAGAATTGAAAATTTCTCTGATAAATTAAATGTGTAAAAAAGGAAGAGAGAAAAAATGATAGGGTAATGCAGCTTATCAGAGCGGCTTATGATAAGAGCTTTACAGGACTTAAATTGTTCTTTAAAAAGATAACATAACTATCACCTGAAACACTCCCATAATCTTCACAGAAACGGTGAGCATTACACTATCCCAGGGATGAATAAACATCATTTATGTATTGGAGGTGTGTAATGGCAGGAGATCAGTCAGCTTATACACGTGCTTTTGATGAATGGAAAGAAGCTAGATCAGTTATCTCCAGATTCGATGGATATCTGGATGGACTACGAAGGTATGGTTTTGTCTTCATCGCCACGTTGTTAGCTGCTAATTCAATTCAGATTTATTTTAATTTTAATAATTTTACTAAACTCTTTTTGTCTCTAATAACTATCGTATTTATCGTTAGTTTGTACCTTCTGGATACATACTATCGAAGAATAATTGAGGCTGCCTCAATTCGAGCAAGAATTCTTGAAACAGTCGTACTATTGGATATCGAGTTGAATGATATTATTTCTGATAAATTTGAGGAAGGGAAACTACAGGGTTATATCAAGAAAATTTATAACGGGTTCATTGTAATAGCGATGATAATTGGTGCAGTTGTTATTATTGCAGATCATGGTACTCCATCGAGTACGCTGGTAAATTCAAGCACTCAATCAACTACTCAAGTAAACTCGAGTGCTCTCTCAACTACTTTTGGAAGTTCAAGTACTCTTACAACCACATCAGTAATCCAGGATGCTTCATCAATTTCTTTAGTAACCTATATTCTTTTACTACTCTTAGCCGGAGCTTCAGGAGTATACATTATCAATTACTTATCGGACAAATTAGCTCTAAAATATCCGCGAGGAAGAAAGGAGGACTGGATAATTGATAACTTTTCATGTAAACAGGGAGATAAAGTAAGAATTACTGTCACAAACCTGGATAAAACTGAGATTAAGTTCAACGTTAATGAAGTTGTTTGCGAAATCATGGATAAAAAAGGTCTTTTTCATCAGATGAAAGCAGAAGTTAACATAGCAATTCCTTCTAATGGCAATTACTCATGGTTATGGGACACAACTTCTTTTGAAGGGATATGTAAAATCTGTCCGCGTGAGGGGAAGAATCCACTGAGACGTTCAGTATGTGTTCGTGAGAAAACTGAGCCCCAGAAAAACATTACAGACAAACACTAACGATATTAATGAAGACTAAGTAAACCTTTCAATAAATTGCATTGATTCCTCGATAGTTCTCTGCTTTACTCTTTTTTGTTTTTTCTCCAACTTCCAAAACCCAGTCTTTTGGGAAATATTTATACATTAGAGAGTGAAATAAATCTTCATGAAAAAATATCTGGGGATTATTGTCGATGCCGTTTCCAGGCGGCAGTTCAAAGGCGAGATTACCGTTGAGAACGGAAAGATCATTAGCATAAAAGAGAAAGAACATGATAACGAGCAGTACATCCTGCCAGGGCTCGTGGATGCCCATGTGCATATAGAAAGTTCCATGACCGTGCCTTCGGTTTTTGCCAGGATGGCTGTCGCAAAGGGTACGGTTGCAGTTGTCAGCGACCCTCATGAGATTGCAAATGTTATGGGGGAAGAAGGCATTGATTATATGCTCGAGGATTCAAAAAAAGCTCCGTTGAAGATCTTTTTTGGAGTACCATCGTGTGTGCCAGCTACACCTTTCGAATCTTCAGGAGCAGTCCTGGATGCAAATACTGTAGACCGGCTGCTGGAAAGGAAAGACCTGCATTACCTTTCCGAGATGATGAATTTCCCGGGAGTGATTTCAGGCTTCCCTGAAGTAATGGCAAAACTGGAATCTGCTAAAAAGTACGGTAAAGTTATAGATGGACATGCTCCCGGCTTGAGGGGAACCGACCTGCAGAAATACATAGAGGCAGGAATTTCTACAGATCATGAGTCTTTTACTTATGAAGAAGCGGTTGAAAAAATAAAGCTTGGGATGAAAATCCAAATCCGAGAAGGGAGTTCGGCAAGGAATTTCAAAACCCTTTACCGACTCATAGATGAATATCCAAGATCGGTTATGCTGTGCACGGACGACTCTCATCCGGATACTCTGATATTTGAAGGGCATATCGATAAACTGATCCGATGCGGGCAGGAAAAAGGACTTGACATCTATAACCTGATCATGGCAGCTGTGATCAACCCCGTAAAACACTACGGGCTCGATGTTGGGCTGCTTCGTGAGGGAGATCCTGCCAATTTCATTATCGTAGACGACCTGAGATCTTTCAATGTGCTGAGCACCTTTATCGACGGAGAATGTGTTTATGACAATGGAAAAGTTCTTTTCCCAATGGTAAAAGCTCCTGTAAAAAACGTATTCAATAGAAATAAAATTTCAATTGACGATGTGAAACTGGCTGTATCCCCTGAAGAGGCAACTCAGGATCAGAAAAAAATAACTGAGGAGCAGATGGAAAAAATCAGGGTAATAGTTGCCAGGGACGGAGAACTGGTCACTGGACAGGAACTGGCTCTCCCGAAGATGGAAAACGGCAATCTGGTTTCGGATCCTGCGCGGGATATTTTGAAGATGGTTGTCCTTAGCAGGTATGCGGATGACCCTGTTCAGATCGGTTTCATAAAGAACATAGGCCTGAAAAAAGGAGCTATTGCAAGCAGCATTGCCCACGACAGCCACAACATCATTGCAGTTGGAGCCACCGATAAGGATATAGTTGAAGCTGTTAACAGGCTGGTGGAGAATAAAGGTGGAATCGTTGTTGGAACCGCAGAACATCTACTTGATCTTCCACTTGAGGTTGCGGGCCTTATGAGTACGCTAAGTGGGGAAGAAGTAGCTTCACGATACCAGCTGTTGAATGAAGAAGCTAAAAAGCTGGGAACTTCTCTAAAGTCGCCTTTCATGACTCTTGCATTTATGTCGCTTCTGGTTATTCCTGAACTTAAACTGGGAGATAAGGGCCTCTTTGATGTGACAAAATTCGAATTTGTAGAGCTTTTCGCAGGGGAATAAGCAAAAGGAACAGGAGGCAGTGGCCTTTGACACAGTTTCCATAAAGAATGTTTCCATACAGAGTATATGGCTTCTGCATCCTGAAAGGTGCTTTTCTTTGTCAAGCTGCTTTTAAAACTCACTAAACATCATATTAAAAGTAAACTAATTTTTCTATTGACTGTTTGCTTATATTAATAAATGATAAGGTGCAATAATAAGTTGGGGTGAGTTATTATGTCTAATAGCATGAAAATAGCGGGTCTAATCTTAGCGACAACAGGAATTGCTTACGTTGTAAAAAAGATCATGCATAAGAAGGAACAGCGTTCTGGTTGGCATAAAATAAAAGTAGAAGAAAAAGAAGAAAAAAGAACTGGCTCAAGGTATGGTTCCAGTCCGGTTAAATATTAAATCGAATATATTTTATTTACTTTTTTTTACCTTTTTTACCTTTTTTATTTTTTTTATTTTTTTTACTTTTTTCATGATCCATAGGCTGGTGTTTAAACTTAAGTTTCATGGATCATGATTAATTGAAAGACAGTAATAACGAGAAAAACTTTAGAAAACTGATTGTCTTTTCTTTATACTTTTTCAGCCTTGTCTGTCCTTCTCGACAACTTTCAAAACATCAACATTTGAAGTTGTCTGAATCAAATAGAACTGCTTACTTACAGAGGCAGTAGCCTTTGATGCGGTTTCCATGCAGAGCATAAGGATTTTTACTGCGTCCTGGAAGGTGCTTTTCTTCATCCAGTGATCCTTAAAGCATTTATTGGCTACCTGCTTTGTGAACTCGTTTCCGAAAGCTATGAAATTGCTGCCCTTACCCTGTGAGGTGAGGGTAAGTTCCGAGTCCCTGAGTTCGGCAATTGCATAGTTTCCTGCCGCAGCGTACAGCCTTCTTTTTTTGACGACTCCGCCCTCAACTGAAGACACTTCTCCTACCAGGATACCGTCTCTCTCCGAGACTTTCTCCTTACAATCAGTAACTGCTATTTTGACCCCACACTCCTCTGCTTTCTTTGCCAGATCCTCGTCCGTAACTATTGCACCGTTGTAAAGCTCTTTTTCGAGTTTTTCCCTGTCGGGCTTTTCTCCTTCAAAAGTGATTTCCCGAAGATCTCCTGCCATGACTGCGCCGTTTTTTCCAATAAAAGCTATAACAAGGGTCATTTAAACTTGCTCCGGAACTATCTTTAAGAGATCTCTGTCTTTA
The genomic region above belongs to Methanosarcina horonobensis HB-1 = JCM 15518 and contains:
- a CDS encoding DUF2121 domain-containing protein, producing MTLVIAFIGKNGAVMAGDLREITFEGEKPDREKLEKELYNGAIVTDEDLAKKAEECGVKIAVTDCKEKVSERDGILVGEVSSVEGGVVKKRRLYAAAGNYAIAELRDSELTLTSQGKGSNFIAFGNEFTKQVANKCFKDHWMKKSTFQDAVKILMLCMETASKATASVSKQFYLIQTTSNVDVLKVVEKDRQG
- a CDS encoding hydantoinase B/oxoprolinase family protein yields the protein MSLKTRWQFWIDRGGTFTDIVARSPDGKLITHKLLSEDPSHYEDAAMHGIRQILGLSENTSFPSENVEAIKMGTTVGTNALLERKGERTVLVITRGFGDSLRIGYQNRPDIFAQKIELPDQLYERIIEVSGRYGADGEELVPLDLENAKKELEEAFKAGIRSAAIVLMHAYRYPEHELKLGMLAREIGFTQVSLSHQASPLIKFVSRGETAVVDAYLSPVLRRYVDMIEKSLQEKGREAERKTHESPEGEEGVKYSPAGGLRLMFMQSNGGLIDSGAFQGKDCILSGPAGGIVGAVATSEIAGAKKIITFDMGGTSTDVAQYSGEYERSFETEVAGVRLRSPMMRIHTVAAGGGSILHYEGGRFRVGPDSAGSDPGPACYRKGGPLTVTDCNVMLGKLQPGFFPKIFGPGADQPLDSEVVRRKFKELAETASVQGNLLTPEQAAEGFLSVAVENMANAIKKISVQRGYNVKEYTLCCFGGAGAQHACRVADALGVKSIFIHPYAGVLSAYGMGLADQRLIKEQYIGAELSEGLVKELKSVFTGLEAKGRLSMLKQGVREVCIDVLHRAHVRYAGSDTQLAVDFADSVASLRAGFEEAHKKRFGFTMEGKSIVVEAVSVETVGITERVSDPLLEFNKNQEIPPVSRVRMYSYGESHETPVFNTETLGPGACISWPAILIEKNTTIIIEPGWQGEITARNHILLTRRAPLPARTAIGTDVDPVMLEIFNNRFMSVAEQMGYTLQNTAHSVNIKERLDFSCAIFDREGNLIANAPHIPVHLGSMGECVKFLIRAQSRSMHAGDVYLINSPYHGGTHLPDITVVTPMSDGSGEILFYLASRGHHADIGGVTPGSMPPESRRIEEEGVLSEGMKIVENGIFLEERLRTWLGLGKYPARNPDQNVADIRAQVAANEKGLQELHRMVEEFSLEIVEAYMGHVQDNAEEAVRRVIDRLEDGEFTYPLDDENAIKVKVTIDRENRSARIDFTGTSPQLSNNFNAPASVCMAAVLYAFRTLVKSDIPLNAGCLRPLKIIIPEGSMLRPEPPAAVVAGNVETSQYIVDALFGALGTLAASQGTMNNFTFGNADFQYYETICGGAGAGPEFSGTDAVHTHMTNSRITDPEILETRFPVLLEEFSIRQGSGGEGEFRGGNGAIRKIRFLKDMDAAILSSHRKFPPFGLKGGMSGKCGKNMLILRDGRVTEVGGREGLKLKSGDVFVIETPGGGGYGRPEARMPQV
- a CDS encoding cupredoxin domain-containing protein — encoded protein: MAGDQSAYTRAFDEWKEARSVISRFDGYLDGLRRYGFVFIATLLAANSIQIYFNFNNFTKLFLSLITIVFIVSLYLLDTYYRRIIEAASIRARILETVVLLDIELNDIISDKFEEGKLQGYIKKIYNGFIVIAMIIGAVVIIADHGTPSSTLVNSSTQSTTQVNSSALSTTFGSSSTLTTTSVIQDASSISLVTYILLLLLAGASGVYIINYLSDKLALKYPRGRKEDWIIDNFSCKQGDKVRITVTNLDKTEIKFNVNEVVCEIMDKKGLFHQMKAEVNIAIPSNGNYSWLWDTTSFEGICKICPREGKNPLRRSVCVREKTEPQKNITDKH
- the ade gene encoding adenine deaminase, coding for MKKYLGIIVDAVSRRQFKGEITVENGKIISIKEKEHDNEQYILPGLVDAHVHIESSMTVPSVFARMAVAKGTVAVVSDPHEIANVMGEEGIDYMLEDSKKAPLKIFFGVPSCVPATPFESSGAVLDANTVDRLLERKDLHYLSEMMNFPGVISGFPEVMAKLESAKKYGKVIDGHAPGLRGTDLQKYIEAGISTDHESFTYEEAVEKIKLGMKIQIREGSSARNFKTLYRLIDEYPRSVMLCTDDSHPDTLIFEGHIDKLIRCGQEKGLDIYNLIMAAVINPVKHYGLDVGLLREGDPANFIIVDDLRSFNVLSTFIDGECVYDNGKVLFPMVKAPVKNVFNRNKISIDDVKLAVSPEEATQDQKKITEEQMEKIRVIVARDGELVTGQELALPKMENGNLVSDPARDILKMVVLSRYADDPVQIGFIKNIGLKKGAIASSIAHDSHNIIAVGATDKDIVEAVNRLVENKGGIVVGTAEHLLDLPLEVAGLMSTLSGEEVASRYQLLNEEAKKLGTSLKSPFMTLAFMSLLVIPELKLGDKGLFDVTKFEFVELFAGE
- a CDS encoding formate--phosphoribosylaminoimidazolecarboxamide ligase, with the protein product MITKQQVLEFLKDYDPENITIATVCSHSSLQIFDGARKEGFRTLGICADKPPKFYDAFPRAKPDEYLIVESYTDIMNRAEELRKKNIIIIPHSSFIYYLGKENFSGMAVPTFGNRAAIEWESDRDKESKWFLGAGIHMPGKIDDPHDIKGPVMVEYEGAKGGKGFFVARSYKEFNELVDRTRKYAVQEFINGTRYDLHYFYSPIRNEGYTLSKGSLELLSMDRRVESNADEIFRLGSPGELIEAGICPTYVLTGNVPLVARESLLSRIFSLGEQVVEESLALFGGITGAFCIEAVITDSLEIKVFELSSRIVSGTNFYISGSPYSDLMQKDLSTGRRIAIEIKEAARTNQLDKILS